The Stenotrophomonas rhizophila genome has a window encoding:
- a CDS encoding hybrid sensor histidine kinase/response regulator yields MLCMWPWLVAAQPVPPTPRQLTVFDGLPSNTVNRMAEDGYGYLWLATNDGLARFDGRNYRVWRAEDGLRDNMVWSVHVDARNQLWVGTENAGLAMMSADRRELRFFDRASNPVIGSNTIWSLASTGDGALWFGTYEGGLHRLDRNGVITRFMPEPGNRRSLPAASVTHMATTRDGSLWVGTKAGLARWTGRDFERVPASKLPTPLVNGLTAELDGSLWISTNAGTVVRRADGSFAPAPWKVDAGDQVLGMMLRDEQGGYWLDTRSGLGRAYQGRFQQVPLYSAVARGQVRPNWTGAYEDREGGIWLASTNSGLWHLLPRWWQFSVLSRLEDDPASLRNGYVLGMAASANGGVWAVGTHGALDRFDPVTGKVDQHRTWVDGPQWLLSVLEDPRGHVWIGSHEALLRYDPGTGSLQRWGSDAGADAAMEGDVDALALCDGGGVWSAASGGLQQRGLDGGVRQRIAAGTGGFAPGQLVLDLMCGPQDHLWVATNQGLLQWVPARARFEAVPGAAAVASHALASADDGSMWVSEEGRLIRYRWNGKRLEREAQVGPEEGFPQLSATGLVVDAQDIVWAASSRGLIRVDPNQGSVRQYGVRDGLPSQEFRRGTLVRTASNHIVGGTPAGVVLFDPDQVRPATRRAPLVIERVEVRRGERVLDLTHLAPLEIADADRDLRIVARLLSFADSSSNSYRYRLAGYDPDWVEVGPGGERVFSRLPPGRYRLEVQARSADLVWSRVQVLEFRVMPPWWRSVSGLLVMASIALLLMSLFAWLYRRRVQRRHAYQLALHKQELAEQASAAKTRFLANLGHEVRTPMTGVLGMSELLLGSPLNPQQRSYTESIRHAGEHLLHLVNDALDLARIESGRLQLQAQPFALQGVIDDACTLMAALAEQKGLRFVVDNELAAGLCSVGDAVRVRQILLNLLGNAVKFTSNGEVRLKVRALAPSRGLYFEVSDTGPGISSDQQQRLFRRFEQADGARTAAQYGGSGLGLAICRELALAMQGQIGVESQLGVGTRFSVTLPLPLQMADATVGSAGVAEGHPLPPLRLLLVEDDDTVASVIIGLLSARGHEVVHAAHALAALREVSDASFDVVLLDLDLPGLGGMELAGHLRNQGYAMPLLAVTARTDPGIEQRVREAGFQGFLRKPVTGDLLEQAIARVVVEGRG; encoded by the coding sequence ATGCTGTGCATGTGGCCGTGGCTGGTGGCAGCGCAGCCGGTTCCGCCAACGCCGCGCCAGCTGACCGTGTTCGATGGTCTGCCGTCCAATACCGTCAACCGCATGGCCGAAGACGGGTACGGCTACCTGTGGTTGGCCACCAACGATGGCCTGGCCCGGTTCGACGGCCGCAATTACCGGGTCTGGCGCGCCGAGGATGGTCTTCGCGACAACATGGTGTGGAGCGTGCACGTGGATGCGCGCAACCAGTTGTGGGTCGGTACCGAGAATGCCGGGCTGGCGATGATGTCGGCCGACCGCCGCGAACTTCGCTTCTTCGACCGTGCCAGCAACCCGGTGATCGGCAGCAATACGATCTGGAGCCTGGCCTCCACCGGTGACGGGGCGCTGTGGTTCGGCACCTACGAGGGCGGCCTGCACCGGCTCGACCGCAATGGCGTGATCACCCGCTTCATGCCGGAGCCAGGCAACCGGCGCAGCCTGCCGGCCGCGTCGGTCACGCATATGGCTACCACCCGTGACGGCAGCCTGTGGGTCGGTACCAAGGCGGGACTGGCGCGCTGGACCGGGCGCGACTTCGAGCGGGTGCCCGCGTCGAAGCTGCCCACGCCCCTGGTCAACGGGCTGACCGCCGAGCTGGATGGCAGCCTGTGGATCAGTACCAATGCCGGTACGGTGGTTCGCCGGGCAGACGGCAGCTTCGCCCCGGCGCCCTGGAAGGTGGATGCCGGCGACCAGGTACTGGGCATGATGCTGCGCGACGAGCAGGGCGGCTATTGGCTCGACACCCGGTCGGGTCTCGGGCGTGCCTACCAGGGCCGCTTCCAGCAGGTGCCCCTGTACAGCGCGGTGGCCCGTGGCCAGGTGCGGCCCAACTGGACCGGCGCGTACGAAGACCGCGAAGGCGGAATCTGGCTGGCCAGTACCAACAGTGGCCTGTGGCATCTGCTGCCGCGCTGGTGGCAGTTCTCGGTGCTGTCGCGGCTGGAGGATGACCCGGCCTCGCTTCGCAACGGCTACGTGCTGGGCATGGCCGCATCGGCCAATGGCGGTGTGTGGGCCGTGGGCACCCATGGCGCACTGGACCGCTTCGATCCGGTCACTGGCAAGGTGGACCAGCACCGGACCTGGGTGGATGGTCCCCAGTGGCTGTTGTCGGTGCTGGAAGACCCGCGTGGCCATGTCTGGATCGGATCGCACGAAGCGCTCCTGCGCTACGACCCGGGTACCGGCTCCCTGCAACGGTGGGGCAGCGATGCCGGTGCCGATGCCGCCATGGAAGGCGACGTGGACGCGCTGGCGCTCTGCGACGGTGGCGGGGTCTGGAGCGCTGCGTCCGGCGGGCTGCAGCAGCGCGGCCTGGACGGCGGCGTGCGGCAGCGGATCGCGGCCGGCACGGGCGGGTTCGCGCCCGGACAGCTGGTCCTGGATCTCATGTGCGGTCCGCAGGACCATCTCTGGGTGGCCACCAACCAGGGCCTGCTGCAGTGGGTGCCGGCGCGTGCGCGGTTCGAGGCGGTGCCCGGCGCGGCAGCTGTCGCCAGTCATGCCCTGGCGTCGGCCGACGACGGCTCCATGTGGGTATCGGAAGAAGGCCGCCTGATCCGCTACCGCTGGAACGGGAAGCGGCTCGAGCGCGAGGCCCAGGTCGGGCCGGAAGAAGGCTTCCCGCAGCTGTCGGCGACGGGATTGGTGGTGGACGCGCAGGACATCGTGTGGGCCGCCAGCTCGCGTGGCCTGATCCGCGTCGATCCCAACCAGGGCAGCGTGCGCCAGTACGGCGTGCGCGATGGGCTGCCCAGCCAGGAGTTCCGCCGCGGCACGCTGGTGCGCACGGCCAGCAACCACATCGTCGGCGGCACGCCGGCCGGGGTGGTGCTGTTCGATCCGGACCAGGTGCGCCCGGCGACCCGGCGCGCACCGCTGGTGATTGAACGTGTCGAGGTGCGCCGTGGCGAGCGGGTGCTGGACCTGACCCACCTGGCGCCGCTGGAAATCGCCGATGCCGACCGCGACCTTCGCATCGTGGCGCGGCTGCTGTCCTTCGCCGACTCATCGTCCAACAGCTATCGCTACCGCCTGGCCGGCTACGATCCGGATTGGGTGGAAGTGGGGCCGGGCGGCGAGCGTGTGTTCTCGCGACTGCCGCCCGGGCGCTATCGACTGGAGGTGCAGGCGCGCTCGGCCGACCTGGTCTGGTCGCGGGTGCAGGTACTTGAGTTCCGCGTGATGCCGCCCTGGTGGCGCAGCGTATCGGGGCTGCTGGTGATGGCCTCGATCGCCCTGCTGCTCATGAGCCTGTTCGCCTGGTTGTACCGGCGCCGCGTGCAACGCCGCCACGCTTACCAGTTGGCCCTGCACAAGCAGGAACTGGCCGAACAGGCATCGGCCGCCAAAACGCGCTTCCTGGCCAACCTGGGTCATGAAGTGCGCACGCCGATGACCGGTGTGCTGGGCATGAGCGAGCTGCTGCTGGGCTCGCCGTTGAACCCGCAGCAGCGCAGCTACACCGAATCGATCCGGCATGCCGGCGAGCACCTGCTGCACCTGGTGAACGACGCGCTGGACCTGGCGCGGATCGAATCGGGGCGGCTGCAGTTGCAGGCGCAGCCGTTCGCGCTGCAGGGTGTCATTGATGATGCATGCACCCTGATGGCCGCGCTGGCCGAGCAGAAGGGGCTGCGCTTCGTGGTGGACAACGAACTGGCCGCTGGCCTGTGCAGCGTGGGTGATGCGGTGCGGGTCCGGCAGATCCTGCTCAACCTGCTGGGCAACGCGGTGAAGTTCACCAGCAACGGCGAAGTGCGGTTGAAGGTGCGCGCGCTGGCGCCGTCGCGGGGCCTTTACTTCGAAGTCTCCGACACCGGGCCCGGCATCAGCAGCGACCAGCAGCAGCGTCTGTTCCGGCGCTTCGAGCAGGCCGACGGTGCGCGCACCGCTGCGCAGTACGGTGGCAGCGGCCTGGGCCTGGCGATCTGCCGCGAGCTGGCGCTGGCCATGCAGGGCCAGATCGGGGTGGAAAGCCAGTTGGGCGTGGGCACGCGCTTCAGCGTGACCCTGCCGCTGCCGCTGCAGATGGCCGACGCCACGGTCGGCAGTGCCGGCGTTGCCGAGGGTCACCCCCTGCCGCCACTGCGCCTGCTGCTGGTCGAGGACGACGATACCGTGGCCAGCGTGATCATCGGCCTGCTGAGCGCGCGCGGGCACGAGGTGGTGCACGCCGCGCACGCGCTGGCAGCGCTGCGCGAAGTGAGCGACGCGTCCTTCGACGTGGTGCTGCTGGATCTTGACCTGCCCGGACTGGGCGGCATGGAACTGGCCGGGCACCTGCGCAACCAGGGTTATGCGATGCCGTTGCTGGCGGTGACGGCGCGGACCGACCCGGGCATCGAACAGCGGGTGCGCGAGGCGGGCTTTCAGGGCTTCCTGCGCAAGCCGGTGACCGGTGACCTGTTGGAGCAGGCAATCGCGCGGGTGGTGGTGGAGGGGCGTGGGTAA
- a CDS encoding two-component regulator propeller domain-containing protein, translating to MIGPLQGLLLALLLLASSVRAAPPMALRFTTADGLPSNAVHQVVEDRDGYLWFATDDGLARFDGQRFRIWRMEQGLADNQLLSMAADAQDRLWIGTGQGHLMRLSADRSHIERFDSARFPALAGVAIGVVLPTPEGVVWFGTRDAGLFRLDTGHRLRQFLPTLNADGLPDRRVDHLALAADGTLWVGTPRGLARWRNGRFLPPPTMLATAPVSALLVDAGQRLWVAGAAGPWRASDEGRLEPVDAPAGTRALGASRSGGPWLGEDARVWKSGGTQRPGVGIAPLGSADVPRFRTALEDRHGSLWLLGRHMGVWRLPPHWQHFMSLDAAPQEMPAISGVRLDPDAPPLALACADGSRWRLDGKGIQLQPPGGTETRQWRWGATDQAPPPGPLALHCDTGNGIWWGGRHGLTRWADGRFHPVAGVEGEVSALHLAEDGALWVASAGTVRRYLIQDGVARPGVQIDARQGLPSLRLASLASDAQGALWASSARGLLRLRPREGQVRLYTRSEGVPDAAFNAQLQADGSTMLAVDAHGRRVRFDPVGLAACRGEPALVVERVQLHRGGLLQVLPSKAMLHLQPDDRDIQVSVRLLGAGMHARQQYRFRLCGLDREWIRVGRSGTRGFPRLPPGEHRLEFQARLPDGSWSSTRSLLLQVERSGWHHPALVGARISAGALLLGGGAWAAVRRVARGRRAQVSAQGLSLALRSAQAKSHYLANLGHEVRTPLTGILGMAELLLSSPLHAAQRQPLERILRSGHALLARVNHALDEARLEAGSTPLQAADFEVGAVHRQWLARQLLPSCRRGTALALCPQVAGDARAHGDALRLGQLLDAVTRVLGRHTGAGHVVLEVAWRPGREGLLWRFTAGGRAAYPPGRGAGSAAPTPSVASLRLALATAERLAGALGGTLRVHATAGRQWHVQVGIPMPAVAPLHRGRVLLVDEDAAAALAGSALLTAQGWEPVHAAHALAGLTELAAGRFDLVLVDLDLSGIDGLTLIGLLPGRNVSAPVLAMSRQPSAGLAGRVRAAGGAGLLPKPVTAASLRRALQQAGVP from the coding sequence ATGATCGGCCCCTTGCAGGGCCTGCTGCTGGCGCTGCTGCTGCTTGCGTCATCGGTACGCGCGGCGCCCCCCATGGCGCTGCGCTTCACCACCGCCGACGGGTTGCCGTCCAACGCGGTGCACCAGGTGGTGGAAGACCGCGACGGCTACCTGTGGTTCGCCACCGATGATGGCCTGGCCCGCTTCGATGGCCAGCGCTTCCGGATCTGGCGGATGGAGCAGGGGCTGGCCGACAACCAGTTGCTGTCGATGGCGGCGGATGCGCAGGACCGGTTGTGGATCGGGACGGGGCAGGGCCACCTCATGCGCCTGTCGGCCGACCGCAGCCACATCGAGCGCTTCGACAGCGCGCGTTTTCCGGCCCTGGCGGGCGTGGCAATCGGTGTCGTGCTGCCAACGCCGGAGGGCGTGGTGTGGTTCGGTACGCGCGACGCGGGTCTATTCCGGCTGGACACGGGCCACCGGCTGCGTCAATTCCTGCCCACCCTGAACGCGGACGGCCTGCCGGACCGTCGCGTCGACCACCTGGCGTTGGCGGCGGACGGCACGCTCTGGGTGGGAACACCGCGCGGCCTGGCCCGCTGGAGGAACGGTCGCTTCCTGCCGCCGCCCACGATGCTGGCCACTGCGCCGGTCAGCGCGCTGCTGGTGGATGCCGGGCAGCGGCTGTGGGTAGCCGGCGCGGCAGGCCCGTGGCGGGCCTCGGACGAGGGTCGGCTGGAACCGGTGGATGCACCGGCGGGAACGCGCGCGCTGGGCGCGTCGCGCAGCGGCGGACCGTGGCTGGGCGAGGACGCCCGGGTGTGGAAGAGCGGAGGCACTCAGCGGCCCGGGGTGGGCATCGCACCGTTGGGCAGCGCCGATGTGCCCCGGTTCCGCACGGCCCTGGAAGATCGACACGGCAGCCTCTGGTTGCTGGGGCGGCATATGGGGGTGTGGCGGCTGCCCCCGCACTGGCAGCATTTCATGTCGCTCGATGCGGCGCCGCAGGAAATGCCGGCGATCAGCGGGGTGCGCCTCGATCCTGACGCGCCGCCGCTGGCGCTGGCCTGCGCAGATGGCAGCCGCTGGCGTCTGGACGGCAAGGGGATCCAACTGCAGCCGCCTGGCGGCACCGAAACCCGGCAGTGGCGCTGGGGTGCGACCGACCAGGCGCCTCCGCCCGGTCCGCTGGCCCTGCATTGCGATACAGGCAACGGCATCTGGTGGGGAGGCCGGCATGGCCTGACGCGGTGGGCGGACGGCCGCTTCCATCCCGTTGCCGGTGTCGAGGGCGAGGTCAGCGCGCTGCACCTGGCCGAGGACGGCGCATTGTGGGTGGCCAGTGCGGGTACGGTGCGGCGCTATCTCATCCAGGACGGCGTGGCCCGGCCCGGCGTGCAGATCGATGCACGCCAGGGACTGCCGTCGCTGCGGTTGGCGTCGCTGGCCAGCGACGCACAGGGCGCGTTGTGGGCCAGCAGCGCGCGTGGCCTGCTGCGTCTTCGCCCCCGCGAGGGCCAGGTGCGGCTGTACACGCGAAGCGAAGGGGTACCCGATGCCGCGTTCAATGCACAGCTGCAGGCCGATGGATCGACCATGCTGGCCGTGGATGCACACGGCCGCCGGGTGCGGTTCGATCCGGTGGGCCTGGCCGCGTGCAGGGGGGAGCCGGCGCTGGTGGTGGAGCGTGTGCAATTGCATCGCGGTGGCCTGCTGCAGGTGCTGCCTTCCAAGGCGATGCTCCACCTGCAGCCGGACGATCGGGATATCCAGGTCAGCGTCCGCTTGCTCGGCGCTGGGATGCACGCGCGCCAGCAGTACCGGTTCCGGCTGTGCGGCCTGGACCGGGAATGGATCCGGGTGGGCCGCAGCGGGACCCGCGGCTTCCCGCGACTGCCACCCGGCGAGCACCGCCTGGAGTTCCAGGCACGATTGCCCGACGGCAGCTGGTCATCAACCCGCTCATTGCTGCTGCAGGTGGAGCGCAGCGGCTGGCACCACCCGGCGCTGGTGGGCGCCCGGATATCGGCGGGCGCGCTGCTGCTGGGCGGCGGGGCATGGGCGGCGGTACGCCGTGTCGCGCGCGGGCGGCGGGCGCAGGTCTCCGCACAGGGCCTGTCGCTGGCGCTGCGCTCGGCGCAGGCCAAATCGCACTACCTGGCCAACCTCGGCCATGAGGTGCGCACACCGCTCACGGGGATCCTGGGCATGGCCGAACTGCTGCTGTCATCGCCCCTGCATGCGGCCCAGCGGCAGCCGTTGGAACGGATCCTGCGGAGCGGACACGCGCTGCTGGCGCGGGTCAACCACGCATTGGACGAGGCTCGCCTGGAGGCCGGAAGTACCCCCCTGCAGGCGGCCGACTTCGAGGTGGGCGCCGTCCACCGGCAGTGGTTGGCGCGCCAGCTGCTGCCATCCTGCCGGCGTGGCACCGCGCTGGCCTTGTGCCCGCAGGTGGCGGGCGACGCACGCGCGCACGGCGATGCGCTGCGACTGGGGCAACTGCTCGATGCGGTCACGCGCGTGCTGGGCCGGCACACCGGCGCGGGGCACGTGGTGCTGGAGGTCGCCTGGCGACCCGGGCGCGAGGGGCTGCTGTGGCGGTTCACCGCCGGCGGGCGCGCTGCGTACCCGCCGGGCCGCGGCGCCGGGAGCGCCGCGCCGACGCCGTCCGTCGCGTCCCTGCGCCTGGCGTTGGCCACTGCCGAACGCCTGGCCGGCGCTCTCGGCGGCACCCTGCGCGTGCATGCGACGGCCGGCAGGCAATGGCACGTGCAGGTGGGGATACCCATGCCGGCGGTGGCGCCGCTGCACCGTGGCCGGGTGCTGCTGGTGGACGAGGACGCCGCCGCTGCCCTTGCAGGCAGTGCACTGCTGACCGCGCAGGGCTGGGAGCCGGTGCATGCGGCGCACGCGCTGGCAGGGTTGACCGAACTGGCGGCGGGCCGGTTCGACCTGGTGCTGGTGGACCTGGACCTGTCCGGCATCGATGGGTTGACCCTGATCGGCCTGCTGCCCGGGCGGAACGTCTCCGCTCCGGTGCTGGCGATGAGCCGGCAACCCTCCGCCGGCTTGGCCGGGCGGGTGCGGGCTGCCGGGGGCGCGGGGCTCCTGCCCAAGCCGGTCACGGCCGCGTCGCTGCGCCGCGCACTGCAGCAGGCGGGCGTGCCCTGA
- a CDS encoding hybrid sensor histidine kinase/response regulator, whose translation MLLALLLMWPAAGHAGVVHVPSPRLLGMADGLHDPNVREIAEDASGYLWLAGSDGLMRFDGQRYRLWRLEDGVPDVDLRTLHVDALDRLWVGTASAGLVMMGADRGGFQRLPASAPSALRQGLLRQVHSSGDGRIWAIGSDHRLYRRAPRDPQWALQPLPQEGGPVMALARDSAGALWVAQAASLWRWDGTRLARMALPAGSAAPIRSLWADPRGGIEVTSAHGTWATGSAAGAYIRPLRARSVLRTTDGVLWQQQGAALLRQEAGAALPWTLQPAPGTAPGPVVIRQALEDRNGDLWWVSEQHGVWWLSARWRQFTALPATADSGSGTGSHYVLGLAASGMHHAWVAGSRGDLQRLDLRTGRGRDVLRFPHAGVSALPVGVAEDAQGRVWVASADRLLRHDPQRRSRRDWGLGLGTDQGPIHLQICANGDVWLAHPGAIQRWSTDGKRLHSAAPQQVGLRQDVLLRQLLCTRDGEVWATDPQGVMRWSVARERFEPVPGDGDGPVSAIAEADDGTLWVSRLGSLEQYRLAQGRLHRERRVGAAEGYPQLRANALVVGADGVAWAGAARGVLRVDPHAGEVGVLDTAQGLPVQEVLPQRLLRLGSGALVAGVREGGLLAFDPRALRAPATVPVLVLDAMSRRRHGRVIQVPIAAPPVILGTGDRHVRVAVNLLGRGDPDRIQYHFRLLGHDPGWVDTGPVAQRLFTRLPAGEHSLLVKARHAGGPWSAVRQLPLRVVPRWWETTTGRIALAAAICAALMGGARLHYRRQRRRAQRRQARARRLRAEQDSMQRTRFLAELGRQVRAPLTPVLGWSELLLQSPLSRVQREQVGSLQQAGHHLLQLMDDALDLAGIESGRLRLHPAPFVLVEVMRELHALLLPVARRKALLLHWTSTLPAGACFHGDVQRLRQILLNLLGNALKFTAHGQVSLSARTGPEDRGLVLCVSDTGPGMSPAQVRGLFQRFSQVETADTAAHPGGSGLGLAISRDLAHAMGGRLDVDSQRGRGTQFELTLPWPALAPAAAPAAPRRAASASVPSRPLRVMVLLPATEPDAVEVVCALLRSQGHRVVAVENADAWVRDVDPGPWDLIAADPDMLVAGGRLSARLPWLWPGVRRVALTPRADACAERDARAGGFDGFLRLPVTGARLAAAVAGA comes from the coding sequence TTGCTCCTGGCCCTGCTGCTGATGTGGCCGGCAGCAGGCCACGCGGGTGTCGTACATGTGCCATCGCCGCGCCTGCTCGGCATGGCCGACGGCCTGCACGACCCCAACGTTCGCGAAATCGCTGAAGACGCTTCCGGCTACCTGTGGCTGGCGGGCAGCGACGGCCTGATGCGTTTCGACGGTCAGCGGTACCGGCTGTGGCGCCTCGAGGATGGCGTGCCGGATGTCGACCTGCGCACGTTGCACGTGGATGCCCTCGACCGGCTCTGGGTGGGAACGGCCAGTGCGGGGCTGGTCATGATGGGCGCTGATCGTGGTGGGTTCCAGCGGCTGCCCGCATCGGCCCCGTCAGCGCTGCGCCAGGGGCTGCTGCGCCAGGTGCACAGCAGCGGCGACGGACGGATCTGGGCCATTGGAAGCGACCATCGGCTCTATCGGCGGGCACCACGCGACCCGCAGTGGGCGTTGCAGCCACTGCCGCAGGAGGGTGGCCCGGTCATGGCACTCGCGCGCGACAGCGCAGGTGCGTTGTGGGTGGCCCAGGCCGCATCGCTTTGGCGATGGGATGGCACACGGCTGGCCCGGATGGCGTTGCCGGCCGGATCCGCAGCGCCGATCCGTTCGCTCTGGGCCGATCCACGCGGGGGAATTGAAGTCACCTCGGCGCATGGCACCTGGGCAACGGGTAGCGCAGCAGGTGCCTACATTCGGCCGCTCCGGGCACGCAGCGTGCTGCGCACTACGGACGGCGTGCTCTGGCAGCAACAGGGCGCGGCGCTGCTGCGGCAGGAAGCCGGCGCCGCGCTGCCGTGGACGCTGCAACCCGCGCCGGGCACCGCGCCGGGGCCGGTGGTGATCCGCCAGGCGCTGGAAGACCGCAACGGTGACCTGTGGTGGGTGAGTGAGCAGCACGGCGTATGGTGGTTGTCGGCCCGCTGGCGGCAGTTCACGGCCTTGCCGGCCACCGCCGACAGTGGGTCGGGAACCGGCAGTCACTACGTACTGGGCCTGGCCGCATCGGGAATGCACCATGCGTGGGTTGCGGGCAGTCGAGGGGACCTGCAGCGCCTTGACCTGCGTACCGGACGCGGCCGTGACGTGCTCCGGTTTCCACACGCCGGCGTCAGCGCGCTCCCGGTGGGCGTGGCCGAAGATGCCCAGGGACGGGTCTGGGTCGCCAGTGCCGACCGGCTGCTGCGCCATGACCCGCAGCGGCGCAGCCGGCGCGATTGGGGGCTGGGATTGGGCACGGACCAAGGGCCCATCCACCTGCAGATATGCGCGAACGGCGATGTCTGGCTCGCGCACCCCGGGGCGATCCAACGGTGGTCGACAGACGGCAAGCGGCTGCACAGTGCGGCACCGCAGCAGGTGGGGCTGAGGCAGGACGTCCTGCTACGGCAGCTGTTGTGCACCCGGGATGGCGAGGTATGGGCCACCGATCCCCAAGGCGTGATGCGCTGGTCTGTTGCACGCGAGCGCTTCGAGCCGGTCCCGGGCGATGGCGACGGGCCCGTGTCGGCCATCGCCGAAGCCGACGATGGCACGCTGTGGGTCAGCCGCCTGGGCTCCCTGGAGCAGTACCGTCTGGCGCAGGGACGGTTGCATCGAGAACGTCGCGTTGGCGCCGCCGAGGGCTACCCGCAACTGCGTGCCAACGCGCTGGTGGTGGGCGCCGATGGCGTGGCGTGGGCCGGGGCCGCGCGCGGCGTGCTGCGGGTGGATCCGCACGCGGGTGAGGTGGGGGTGCTGGACACCGCACAGGGCCTTCCCGTGCAGGAGGTGCTTCCGCAGCGGCTGCTTCGGTTGGGCTCGGGCGCGTTGGTGGCAGGCGTGCGCGAAGGCGGACTGCTGGCGTTCGACCCGCGCGCGCTTCGCGCCCCGGCGACGGTGCCGGTCCTGGTGCTCGATGCAATGAGCCGTCGTCGGCATGGACGGGTGATCCAGGTGCCGATCGCCGCACCGCCGGTGATCCTGGGCACCGGGGACCGCCATGTGCGGGTCGCGGTGAACCTGCTCGGTCGTGGCGATCCTGATCGCATCCAGTACCACTTCCGCCTGCTGGGACACGACCCGGGATGGGTCGACACCGGCCCCGTGGCGCAGCGCCTTTTCACCCGCCTGCCGGCCGGTGAGCACTCCCTGCTGGTGAAGGCGCGGCACGCCGGGGGGCCGTGGTCGGCGGTGCGTCAGCTGCCGTTGCGCGTGGTGCCCCGGTGGTGGGAAACAACAACCGGTCGTATCGCCCTGGCTGCCGCGATCTGCGCAGCGCTGATGGGGGGAGCGCGGCTGCACTACCGCCGGCAGCGGCGACGCGCGCAGCGGCGCCAAGCGCGTGCGCGCCGCCTGCGGGCGGAGCAGGATTCGATGCAGCGCACCCGCTTCCTGGCCGAACTGGGCCGCCAGGTGCGTGCGCCGTTGACGCCGGTACTCGGCTGGAGCGAGCTGCTGCTGCAGTCGCCGTTGTCGCGCGTGCAGCGCGAGCAGGTCGGCAGCCTGCAGCAGGCGGGGCACCACCTCCTGCAGTTGATGGACGATGCGCTGGACCTGGCCGGTATCGAATCAGGCCGCCTGCGGCTGCACCCAGCGCCCTTCGTGCTGGTGGAGGTCATGCGTGAGCTGCATGCGCTGCTGCTGCCGGTGGCGCGGCGCAAGGCATTGCTGCTGCATTGGACCAGCACGTTGCCGGCGGGCGCCTGCTTCCACGGCGACGTGCAGCGCCTGCGCCAGATTCTGCTGAACCTGCTGGGCAACGCCCTCAAGTTCACCGCGCATGGGCAGGTCAGCCTGAGCGCACGCACCGGGCCGGAGGATCGCGGGCTGGTGCTGTGTGTGTCCGACACCGGTCCGGGGATGAGCCCGGCGCAGGTGCGGGGGCTGTTCCAGCGCTTCAGCCAGGTCGAAACGGCAGACACCGCCGCCCACCCTGGCGGCAGCGGGCTGGGACTGGCCATCAGCCGGGACCTGGCACATGCCATGGGCGGGCGCCTGGACGTCGACAGCCAGCGCGGGCGTGGCACCCAGTTCGAGTTGACACTGCCGTGGCCGGCGCTTGCACCCGCCGCGGCGCCCGCCGCGCCGCGCCGCGCCGCATCCGCTTCCGTGCCATCGCGCCCCTTGCGTGTGATGGTGCTGCTGCCGGCGACCGAACCGGACGCTGTCGAGGTGGTGTGTGCGCTGCTGCGTTCCCAGGGCCACCGGGTGGTGGCGGTCGAGAATGCAGACGCGTGGGTACGCGACGTCGATCCCGGGCCCTGGGATCTCATCGCGGCTGATCCGGACATGCTGGTGGCGGGCGGGCGGCTGAGTGCACGCCTGCCCTGGTTGTGGCCGGGGGTGCGGCGCGTGGCGCTCACGCCACGCGCCGATGCCTGCGCCGAGCGCGATGCACGCGCGGGCGGGTTCGATGGTTTCCTGCGCCTGCCGGTGACCGGGGCGCGGTTGGCTGCCGCCGTGGCGGGCGCATGA